A genome region from Trichoderma asperellum chromosome 7, complete sequence includes the following:
- a CDS encoding uncharacterized protein (EggNog:ENOG41), translating to MASKRLSKIKKVLSKLRKIFKCKKQQPMEPQSQTEPETVSKALEAESWAAAPTAQTITLPTNTSDAAPVIPETSNLSQSKIVETSLWDRAYDGLREKDRKLIDVYERLLSRELPTSTNTKSGTHFDDTRQVSSPAVHDNVDEKYIKNENQIDSDNLNRRDQLHKITRNGLQQLDKKRAKYNIFGQDFILRDQLTQATRLIQTIKDVIDGVVRASPEASLAWAGICVILPIFMNPSAAEEASRDGYIYVTSRIRFYVKLETLLLKSKALHDSGIHVELEDSLLALYQLIIDFQIRTVRRVYLTRLERLAEDAVGHEDWKGMMARIQESEKLFSKDYKLIKDVPMRAALEELNGNAEKLAADIDSMLSSLVKESRNVPTFAFQNEGSGDQFNATGGIQYNATGNGKHFTGATFSGTVHF from the coding sequence ATGGCCTCAAAACGACTATCTAAAATTAAGAAAGTCTTATCAAAGCTTAGAAAGATTTTCAAGTGCAAAAAGCAACAACCAATGGAGCCACAGTCTCAAACGGAGCCTGAGACAGTTTCGAAAGCTCTGGAGGCTGAGTCCTGGGCGGCAGCTCCTACTGCACAAACGATCACTTTACCAACGAACACATCCGACGCGGCCCCTGTTATACCCGAGACATCAAATCTAAGTCAGTCGAAGATAGTCGAGACATCGCTTTGGGACCGCGCATATGACGGCCTTAGGGAGAAGGATAGGAAGCTAATCGACGTATACGAGCGTCTACTATCCAGAGAGTTGCCAACAAGTACCAATACAAAGAGTGGCACACATTTCGACGATACTCGACAGGTTTCTTCACCTGCTGTACATGACAATGTCGATGAAAAATACATAAAAAACGAGAACCAGATTGACAGCGACAATCTCAATCGTCGAGACCAGTTGCATAAAATCACCCGCAACGGACTGCAGCAGTTGGATAAGAAGAGGGCCAAATACAATATATTTGGCCAGGATTTCATATTGCGTGACCAATTGACACAGGCTACTCGGCTCATCCAAACCATCAAGGATGTCATTGACGGTGTCGTTAGGGCATCCCCTGAAGCCTCTCTAGCATGGGCTGGCATCTGCGTCATTCTTCCCATCTTCATGAACCCCAGCGCCGCAGAAGAGGCCAGTCGTGATGGTTACATATACGTCACCTCTCGCATACGCTTCTACGTCAAGCTGGAgactctgctgctgaagagcaaGGCGCTGCACGATTCTGGCATACATGTCGAGCTTGAGGACAGTCTCTTGGCACTGTATCAGCTAATCATTGATTTCCAGATCAGGACCGTTCGACGTGTCTATCTAACACGTCTTGAGAGACTGGCAGAGGACGCGGTTGGACACGAAGACTGGAAGGGCATGATGGCTAGAATCCAAGAGTCGGAAAAGTTGTTCAGCAAAGATTACAAACTAATCAAGGATGTGCCAATGAGAGCAGCCCTAGAGGAGCTGAATGGCAATGCAGAAAAGTTGGCAGCGGACATTGATTCTATGCTGTCTTCCCTGGTCAAGGAGAGTCGCAATGTGCCTACGTTTGCGTTTCAAAATGAGGGTTCGGGTGATCAATTCAACGCGACAGGCGGGATCCAGTATAATGCGACTGGCAATGGCAAGCACTTCACTGGGGCGACTTTTAGTGGAACTGTACACTTCTAG
- a CDS encoding uncharacterized protein (EggNog:ENOG41) has protein sequence MGGFCHELQGINRETDERISNHNSTEQNHRTQSNRVEGCILRHSSANNWGAGSQFNNEGGSQNVVTGGVSIAGSIFNGNVNISIEKDECRAEILQKLCAWLQSNHIADECYDNSIHRKINDTCDWILDKPEFTTWRTESSPSPKWLWIHGLSAFGQTVLCARIIEFIKNVKEEAIAYYFFSPDLENHRDPMIAMRSWLYHMALMNASVLDVVNKKRKQDARASQAIITGLFREAIKMVPTCTLVVNGLDECEPGRFCLSVTDFVKEIDEAVLGTNARILVMSRSESSIHQALMKAKGAEFLQYKVCEKDIGADIDGLPRMMEMETFLDEKKPPRAMRRKWFDSTNDDWAHSKGKPPIHFLYAIELGFVNLATAIFKKGKVCVNCSSSICSTLRVACSKGCGNLARELIAIGAKVGIKEAQGRTAIRYAALDGYTELVEPLIDHGADITI, from the exons ATGGGGGGATTCTGCCATGAGCTGCAGGGAATCAACAGGGAAACGGACGAGAGAATATCAAATCATAATTCTACCGAACAGAATCACAGAACGCAATCCAATCGAGTGGAAGGCTGCATACTTCGACACTCGTCTGCTAATAACTGGGGTGCTGGCTCTCAGTTCAATAATGAAGGCGGTAGCCAGAATGTCGTTACCGGAGGCGTATCAATCGCGGGGTCTATTTTCAATGGAAATGTAAATATCAGTATAGAGAAGGATGAATGCCGAG CCGAAATCCTTCAAAAGCTCTGTGCTTGGCTTCAGAGTAATCACATAGCCGACGAGTGCTACGACAATTCTATTCACAGAAAAATAAACGACACTTGTGATTGGATTCTCGATAAACCGGAATTTACCACTTGGCGAACAGAATCCTCCCCATCCCCAAAATGGTTGTGGATACACGGACTCTCAGCCTTTGGGCAAACAGTTCTTTGCGCTCGAATCATTGAATTCATAAAGAATGTGAAAGAGGAGGCCATTGCATACTACTTCTTCTCACCTGACTTGGAAAACCACAGAGACCCTATGATAGCTATGCGGTCGTGGTTATACCATATGGCTTTGATGAATGCGTCGGTACTCGATGTCGTCAACAAAAAACGGAAGCAAGATGCGAGAGCTTCACAAGCTATCATTACGGGATTGTTCCGAGAAGCGATCAAGATGGTACCAACCTGCACACTCGTCGTCAATGGTCTTGATGAATGCGAACCAGGCAGGTTTTGTCTATCCGTGACCGACTTTGTTAAAGAAATTGACGAAGCAGTGCTTGGCACAAATGCTAGGATCCTCGTGATGAGTCGATCTGAATCCTCTATCCACCAGGCTTTAATGAAAGCGAAAGGCGCAGAGTTTTTACAATACAAAGTGTGTGAAAAAGACATTGGCGCAGATATAGATGGGTTACCTAgaatgatggagatggagacgtTCCTCGATGAAAAGAAACCCCCGCGGGCCATGCGGAGGAAATGGTTTGATTCGACGAATGACGATTGGGCTCATTCCAAGGGCAAACCGCCAATTCACTTTCTTTATGCAATAGAACTTGGGTTTGTCAATTTGGCTACGGCAATATTCAAGAAGGGCAAGGTATGTGTAAATTGCAGCTCGAGTATTTGTTCAACTCTGAGAGTCGCATGCTCCAAGGGGTGCGGGAATCTTGCTCGCGAACTTATTGCAATCGGCGCCAAGGTTGGAATCAAAGAGGCCCAGGGTCGGACCGCAATAAGGTATGCGGCTCTAGATGGCTATACGGAGCTTGTCGAACCTTTAATCGACCATGGTGCTGATATCACAATCtga
- a CDS encoding uncharacterized protein (TransMembrane:1 (o6-29i)) — protein MVGHYITGVTTIFNTLLTFAGLVVSFLVFRQNRRLARRQAADSEPPKEDEKRQIRKVLAMLKSTEWLMEDQIEILL, from the exons ATGGTTGGTCACTAC ATTACCGGCGTCACCACCATCTTCAACACCCTCCTCACCTTCGCCGGCCTCGTCGTCTCCTTTCTCGTGTTCCGCCAAAACAGGCGCCTGGCCCGACGGCAGGCGGCCGACTCCGAACCGCCAAAGGAGGATGAGAAGAGGCAGATTCGAAAGGTACTGGCGATGTTGAAGTCGACGGAGTGGTTGATGGAGGATCAG ATAGAAATTCTCCTCTAA
- a CDS encoding uncharacterized protein (EggNog:ENOG41), with product MAQYTNNASPAQSTATAASAQSSAQQQPAAAASSGQSQNSQHKRVYQACIPCRRRKVRCDLGSVDNPHDPPCVRCRRESKDCYFSATRRKRKTDEEDSDADEYVIRNGRKKLHAADSPPFSRFDKRHYSDTPLTPGGSTGRSQPLRRPDGSKENGRKRDGEFGDGDSNQTLENLEAQTVMRQGVFGPHDALDLLYKAATDRFVMPSSVALGTANGQSSPAADAHRRQPSMASVAGPPQQAQAVDERNNRARSRGPSMSVRPEQPVDPNLDRPTLSAQPGYEDALRAWSRFRFVRAGWFTAQEAIEYIDYYYKYLSPLTPISPPTFSNPSSHLTLLTEEPILTVTLLTISSRYCQLPGAGGICRSHAVPEQLWTYLRGMIERCLWGQEAFGGGFCGSGSASTSMITDESQTSSTAPWRGLRKGSLRTLGTIESLLILTEWHPRALHFPPNEATDELVLPIAEASPLMASEDELHRTVGPGIGGKRIESWLEPAWRSDRMCWMLLSTAMGLAYELGVFDDIDELLKDDAITRPEYKDEVYRQRANRIKRLLLIYTSQLAGRLGWTSMTPEHLRKADPAVARQRPLTTDSSSTPATNPSSLANGFNYVPDLELDDQIIHCWAGISNAMHLGNEKLFKTRKHTTEIIQSGKYVDLLRDFTPLLKDWYREFELFRLPQYIRHILTIEYEYVRIYINSLSLQAVVERCTNNAGNTANSSNGVQPTHLSPQTMINYGKLPLGQLGGFTVHDQEYVREVVEGSRNLLRTVVEGLLPGGYLKHAPVRTYFRIISGAMFLLKTFALGAPRSDVKMSIDLMDATVEALRNCIVDDVHLGIRFADLLESLTSRLRNRFIQAPMPQASAKAQSPVPDTGSAGGAAPVQNGENGENANWVGSHAQRLRDGLNGQYRVPTPTAEANNISATPFDITGGNFPYHGASSIGPSTPAADNNTSANMDVNLFDEWNNAGSEMWYLPPGPAFFQNMENSSVAMTAEGVNVGGLDLLEYMAMDPVHFPGLDGTGNSGAAS from the exons atggCCCAATACACGAACAACGCGAGTCCCGCCCAGTCGACTGCGACGGCAGCTTCAGCGCAGTCTtcggctcagcagcagcccgccGCCGCGGCGTCCTCGGGGCAGTCGCAGAACTCCCAGCATAAGCGCGTCTACCAGGCGTGCATTCCATGTCGCCGCCGCAAGGTGCGATGCGACCTCGGCAGCGTTGATAACCCCCATGACCCGCCATGCGTGCGCTGCCGTCGCGAGAGCAAGGACTGCTACTTCAGTGCCACCAGGCGCAAGAGAAAGACCGACGAGGAGGACAGCGACGCCGACGAGTATGTCATCCGCAATGGCCGCAAGAAGCTTCACGCCGCCGACAGCCCGCCGTTTTCACGATTCGATAAGCGACATTACAGCGACACGCCGCTGACGCCCGGAGGATCGACTGGCCGGTCCCAACCGCTGCGGCGACCGGATGGCTCCAAGGAGAACGGCCGCAAGCGCGATGGCGAGTTTGGCGACGGCGATTCCAACCAGACGCTGGAGAACCTGGAGGCTCAGACGGTCATGAGACAGGGCGTCTTTGGTCCTCACGATGCTCTCGATCTTCTCTACAAGGCCGCGACGGATAGGTTTGTCATGCCATCCTCGGTTGCTTTGGGTACTGCTAACGGCCAGTCCAGCCCGGCTGCGGATGCACACAGGCGCCAGCCAAGCATGGCATCGGTTGCAGGGCCACCTCAACAAGCCCAGGCAGTAGACGAGCGTAACAATCGTGCCAGGTCAAGAGGACCGTCCATGTCCGTCCGGCCAGAGCAGCCCGTCGACCCTAATCTGGATCGACCAACTCTGAGCGCTCAGCCCGGCTATGAAGATGCCCTGAGAGCTTGGTCAAGATTCCGTTTCGTACGTGCAGGATGGTTCACTGCGCAGGAAGCCATCGAGTACATTGACTA CTACTATAAATACCTTTCTCCACTTACACCGATTTCTCCTCCCACCTTTAGCAATCCTTCATCTCACTTGACACTCTTGACCGAGGAGCCTATTCTTACAGTTACCTTGCTTACGATTTCCTCGAGATATTGCCAACTACCTGGCGCTGGTGGTATTTGTCGATCGCACGCCGTGCCAGAACAGCTATGGACATATTTGCGCGGCATGATTGAGAGATGTCTGTGGGGTCAAGAAGCTTTTGGAGGTGGCTTCTGCGGCTCAGGATCTGCATCCACTTCAATGATCACCGATGAGTCCCAGACGAGCAGCACGGCCCCGTGGCGGGGACTTCGCAAGGGCAGCTTGAGGACATTGGGTACGATTGAGTCGCTATTGATCCTAACCGAGTGGCACCCTCGTGCGCTGCACTTTCCCCCCAACGAGGCTACCGATGAGCTGGTCCTCCCCATAGCCGAAGCCTCTCCGCTGATGGCATCTGAGGATGAGCTGCACAGAACAGTCGGACCCGGCATCGGCGGTAAGAGGATCGAGAGCTGGCTGGAGCCTGCGTGGAGAAGTGATCGCATGTGCTGGATGCTTCTTAGTACTGCCATGGGACTGGCTTATGAGCTTGGCGTATTTGATGACAttgatgagcttctcaagGATGATGCCATCACCCGGCCAGAGTATAAAGATGAGGTCTATCGTCAACGCGCCAATCGCATCAAACGGCTTCTGCTCATCTACACGAGCCAGCTTGCCGGACGCCTGGGCTGGACCAGCATGACGCCGGAGCACCTTAGAAAGGCGGATCCCGCCGTCGCTCGTCAGAGGCCCCTGACcaccgacagcagcagcaccccgGCGACGAATCCGTCTTCTTTGGCAAACGGATTCAACTATGTACCCGATCTCGAGCTTGATGACCAAATCATCCACTGCTGGGCAGGTATCAGCAACGCCATGCATCTCGGCAACGAGAAGCTGTTTAAAACCCGCAAGCACACCACGGAGATTATTCAATCGGGCAAGTACGTTGATTTGCTGAGGGATTTCACGCCACTTCTGAAAGACTGGTACCGAGAGTTTGAGCTGTTCCGCCTGCCGCAGTATATCAGGCATATTCTTACCATTGAGTATGAATATGTGCGAATTTACATCAATTCCCTGTCATTACAGGCAGTAGTTGAGCGGTGTACTAATAACGCGGGTAACACTGCCAACTCCAGCAACGGAGTGCAGCCGACGCATCTATCCCCCCAGACCATGATCAACTACGGAAAGCTGCCTCTCGGCCAGCTGGGAGGTTTCACCGTCCATGACCAGGAGTATGTGCGTGAGGTCGTGGAGGGAAGCCGGAATCTTCTTCGAACGGTCGTTGAGGGGCTGCTTCCCGGTGGCTATCTCAAGCACGCTCCTGTGCGAACGTACTTTCGCATCATCAGCGGCGCCATGTTTTTGCTCAAGACCTTTGCCCTCGGCGCTCCGCGTTCCGATGTCAAGATGAGCATTGATCTGATGGATGCTACCGTGGAGGCTCTGCGCAACTGTATTGTTGATGATGTCCACTTGGGCATTCGCTTTGCCGATTTGTTGGAGTCTTTGACGAGCCGTCTGCGGAACCGCTTCATCCAAGCACCGATGCCACAGGCATCTGCGAAAGCACAGAGTCCTGTTCCAGACACAGGCAGTGCGGGTGGTGCAGCGCCGGTGCAGAATGgagagaatggagagaatgCAAACTGGGTGGGCAGCCACGCGCAGAGGCTTAGGGATGGCCTCAACGGACAGT ACCGAGTGCCAACTCCCACTGCTGAGGCGAACAATATTTCTGCTACGCCTTTTGATATCACCGGTGGCAACTTTCCGTACCATGGGGCGTCGTCAATTGGTCCATCAACTCCAGCGGCTGACAACAACACATCGGCCAACATGGACGTCAACTTGTTTGACGAATGGAACAATGCTGGGAGCGAGATGTGGTATCTGCCTCCTGGTCCAGCCTTTTTCCAGAACATGGAGAATAGCTCTGTTGCCATGACGGCTGAGGGTGTCAACGTTGGCGGCTTGGATCTCCTAGAGTATATGGCCATGGATCCCGTGCACTTTCCCGGCTTAGATGGTACGGGGAATAGCGGGGCGGCGAGTTAA